A window from Leptothermofonsia sichuanensis E412 encodes these proteins:
- a CDS encoding potassium channel family protein produces the protein MKNQWGRLKFGLVSITVFLALVFLIVLLLWSEGAFTSREAVWETLENAIIVLMGEYPDKPQTITGQVLQLLLLLFGTFAFGAIVGRISSFFVTRALLQEKALKHFNDHIIICNWNEKAPAVLHQLLEANKGHPRDIVIISASGVEDRREFEDRNDVHFVQADPTHHATLEKLQASQAKAVILLADEETEGPDEKNALIALAIKHLEQTPGRQKDIHVVGELVKSDRHRHLKEAGVDEVISARDYSSGIIAQSAVFRNMSVVYQQLLTYSDDSNEFYFIEPGKYPSYLQGKTFAELSQWVSDYRASNGDNPLLLIGVKQGNGRILLNPKQSQFEHLSADDALIVMAFRNVEQIG, from the coding sequence ATGAAAAACCAATGGGGGCGGCTGAAATTTGGATTAGTTTCGATTACAGTTTTTTTGGCGTTAGTTTTTCTCATTGTCTTACTCCTCTGGAGCGAAGGCGCATTTACCTCTAGAGAAGCGGTCTGGGAGACACTCGAAAATGCCATTATCGTTCTAATGGGCGAGTATCCTGATAAGCCGCAAACCATTACCGGACAGGTTCTCCAATTGCTCCTCTTACTCTTTGGAACCTTTGCTTTTGGCGCGATCGTCGGTCGAATCTCATCCTTCTTTGTCACCCGTGCCCTTTTGCAGGAGAAAGCTTTGAAACATTTCAACGACCATATCATTATCTGCAACTGGAATGAAAAGGCACCGGCAGTGTTGCACCAATTGCTGGAGGCAAATAAGGGACACCCCCGGGATATTGTGATTATTTCTGCTTCTGGTGTCGAGGATCGGCGCGAGTTTGAAGATCGGAACGATGTTCACTTTGTCCAGGCTGACCCGACCCATCATGCGACCCTGGAAAAGTTACAGGCTTCCCAGGCAAAAGCGGTGATTTTGCTGGCAGATGAGGAAACGGAAGGTCCGGATGAAAAAAATGCTCTGATTGCCCTGGCGATTAAGCATCTGGAGCAAACCCCTGGACGGCAGAAAGATATCCACGTGGTCGGGGAACTGGTAAAGTCAGACCGCCATCGTCATTTGAAAGAAGCTGGAGTTGATGAGGTGATTTCAGCCCGCGACTACAGTTCCGGGATTATTGCCCAAAGTGCAGTGTTTCGGAACATGTCTGTTGTATACCAGCAACTTCTGACCTATTCGGATGACTCCAATGAGTTTTATTTCATTGAACCGGGCAAATACCCGTCGTATCTCCAGGGCAAGACTTTTGCAGAACTGAGTCAATGGGTCAGTGATTATCGAGCCTCGAATGGGGATAATCCTTTGTTGCTGATCGGGGTTAAACAGGGCAATGGCAGGATCCTTTTGAATCCAAAACAGAGTCAGTTTGAGCACCTGTCTGCTGATGATGCGTTGATTGTGATGGCGTTTCGCAATGTCGAGCAAATTGGGTAG
- a CDS encoding DegT/DnrJ/EryC1/StrS family aminotransferase produces MKKIPPFDLTEQYKVIAEEINTAVSKVLASGSYIGGSQVEGFEQQFANYIGTEHCIACNSGTDALYLALRALNIGPGDEVITTPFTFVATAETITAVGATPVFVDIDAQTFNLSLEQVEAAITERTRAIVPVHLFGMPVDMTRLLAIAQTYHLTVIEDCAQATGAEWAGQKVGSIGHIGCFSFYPTKNLGACGDGGAVTTHDLAIAGRIRRLRDHGRKGGYYYEELGVNSRLDAVQAAILQIKLRYLDTWNCQRQAIAQRYQQFLASIPGITLPQEVAGGRTVWNQYTIRVLEQPAKPGPSFRDPSFRDIVRQRLQEQGVQSMVYYPLPLHLQPVYSHLGYQPGQLAVAEQASREVLSLPMFPELSAEQQDQVIYCLKDSLL; encoded by the coding sequence GTGAAGAAAATTCCACCGTTCGACCTGACCGAACAATATAAGGTGATTGCCGAAGAAATAAACACGGCTGTCTCAAAAGTGCTTGCCTCAGGCAGTTATATTGGTGGCTCGCAGGTTGAGGGGTTTGAACAGCAGTTTGCCAATTACATTGGGACTGAGCACTGCATCGCCTGTAACTCCGGTACAGATGCTTTGTATCTGGCGCTACGAGCATTGAATATTGGCCCGGGGGATGAGGTGATCACAACACCTTTCACTTTTGTCGCAACCGCAGAAACCATTACGGCTGTGGGGGCTACCCCGGTTTTCGTTGATATTGACGCCCAGACCTTTAATTTGAGCTTAGAACAGGTAGAAGCGGCGATTACAGAACGGACACGTGCCATCGTGCCGGTTCATCTGTTTGGGATGCCTGTGGATATGACCCGTCTGCTGGCGATCGCCCAGACTTACCATCTGACCGTAATAGAAGACTGTGCTCAGGCAACCGGCGCTGAATGGGCCGGGCAGAAAGTTGGCAGCATCGGACACATCGGCTGCTTTAGCTTTTACCCGACCAAGAACCTGGGAGCCTGTGGTGATGGTGGAGCAGTCACCACCCACGACCTCGCGATCGCCGGGCGCATCCGCAGATTGCGCGATCACGGGCGCAAAGGCGGTTACTATTACGAAGAATTGGGGGTGAACAGTCGCCTGGATGCCGTGCAGGCTGCCATTTTGCAGATTAAACTGCGCTATCTGGATACCTGGAACTGTCAGCGGCAGGCGATCGCCCAACGCTACCAGCAGTTTCTCGCCTCAATCCCAGGCATCACCCTTCCCCAGGAAGTGGCTGGCGGCAGAACCGTCTGGAATCAATATACGATTCGGGTGTTAGAACAACCTGCCAAACCCGGCCCATCCTTTAGAGATCCATCCTTTAGAGATATCGTGCGCCAGCGGTTGCAGGAGCAGGGGGTGCAATCTATGGTTTATTACCCCCTGCCGCTTCATTTACAACCCGTTTACAGTCATCTGGGCTATCAACCTGGACAGCTTGCCGTGGCAGAGCAGGCATCCCGCGAAGTCCTTTCCCTCCCTATGTTTCCGGAACTTTCAGCGGAACAGCAGGATCAGGTCATTTATTGCTTAAAGGATAGCTTGCTTTAG
- a CDS encoding coiled-coil domain-containing protein: protein MTRDQGIFKHQPRKPPGQGGEGQRTRHPVRSRPASVRQAVESIPYSPPESSIEDEPSRWQRWLYNWKLWLAVTVALFTGSGALALLMLLKIPGLPNCPAIFWPLASASLRFECARLAASKQTTKDYLEAIALIDSLPPDHPMREEANRLVEEWSQDVLRLAEEDFNAGKLEAAIASARRIPSQVSAHRLIEERIKHWQTVWAEAEEIYKQSETFLRQQNFQQAFSNAVRLLEVENRYWRTTKFDELSSRITVTREDGRKLGRARRLADDGGLKNLLEAIKLAESIRPESYLYEAAQKAIPTFGRKMIEMAQAALDRRDLKEALNILDKVPAAANLKDEVRDFTILANAQSQVWQNTIPAVEEAISQAQRIGSSSPVYGKAQRLITRWQLEIEAIAQLEKARFIAQTGSVDALTAGIAEANLVGRANPRWDEAQQQIRRWRAQIETIQDRPILEQADQLASGGDILSLQAAIAQADQIGQGRSLYQEARGKVEKWTAQVQRIQDEPILLQAREYANAGDLRGAVNLARQIRSGRSLYGEAQADIRRWQARLDEEAANAQAIAAMQEARQLANSGSPTALASAIQAAERLTASNVLQGEATLALNEWSQQLLQVAKSQANYDLPGAIAIAQKIPSRAAAHSEAQQLIETWKRTLGL, encoded by the coding sequence ATGACTAGAGATCAGGGAATTTTTAAACATCAACCCCGCAAACCTCCAGGCCAGGGAGGAGAGGGGCAAAGAACCAGGCATCCGGTCAGATCTCGCCCTGCTTCTGTTCGTCAGGCTGTAGAGTCCATTCCTTACTCCCCTCCAGAATCCTCTATTGAAGACGAGCCTTCCCGGTGGCAGCGCTGGCTGTACAACTGGAAGTTATGGCTGGCCGTCACCGTTGCCCTTTTTACCGGATCGGGAGCGTTGGCGTTGCTGATGCTATTGAAGATTCCAGGACTCCCTAACTGTCCAGCTATTTTTTGGCCCCTTGCTTCTGCGTCATTGCGGTTTGAGTGTGCCCGGTTAGCGGCCAGTAAGCAAACAACGAAAGATTATTTAGAAGCGATCGCGCTCATTGACTCCCTGCCTCCTGACCATCCCATGCGGGAAGAAGCCAATCGCCTGGTTGAGGAATGGTCACAGGATGTATTGAGACTGGCAGAAGAGGATTTTAATGCGGGTAAGCTGGAAGCCGCGATCGCCTCTGCCCGTCGGATTCCCAGCCAGGTATCTGCCCATCGGCTGATTGAGGAACGAATTAAGCACTGGCAAACCGTGTGGGCTGAAGCAGAGGAGATTTATAAACAGTCAGAAACATTCTTGCGCCAGCAAAACTTTCAGCAGGCATTTAGTAACGCGGTTCGTCTGTTAGAAGTCGAAAACCGGTATTGGCGGACAACCAAATTTGACGAATTGAGCAGCCGCATTACAGTGACTCGAGAAGATGGGCGGAAGCTGGGACGCGCCCGTCGTCTGGCAGACGATGGCGGGTTGAAGAATCTGCTGGAGGCCATCAAGTTGGCGGAGTCAATCCGTCCCGAAAGTTACCTCTACGAAGCGGCACAGAAGGCCATTCCAACCTTTGGGCGCAAAATGATTGAGATGGCCCAGGCAGCTCTTGATCGACGCGACCTGAAAGAGGCCTTGAATATTCTGGACAAAGTTCCCGCCGCAGCCAATCTCAAAGATGAGGTGAGAGACTTTACGATTCTGGCAAATGCTCAATCGCAGGTCTGGCAGAATACCATTCCTGCTGTTGAGGAAGCGATTTCCCAGGCTCAACGGATTGGCTCCAGCAGTCCAGTATATGGGAAGGCTCAACGGCTGATTACCCGCTGGCAGTTAGAAATTGAGGCGATCGCCCAGCTAGAAAAAGCCCGTTTCATTGCCCAGACAGGTTCAGTGGATGCCCTGACCGCCGGGATTGCAGAGGCCAACCTGGTTGGACGGGCAAACCCTCGCTGGGACGAAGCCCAACAGCAGATCCGCCGCTGGAGGGCACAGATTGAAACCATTCAAGACCGGCCGATTTTGGAACAGGCAGACCAGCTAGCCAGTGGTGGTGACATTCTTTCTCTTCAGGCAGCGATCGCTCAGGCAGACCAGATCGGTCAGGGACGGTCCCTGTATCAGGAAGCCCGCGGCAAAGTCGAAAAGTGGACTGCCCAGGTACAACGAATTCAGGATGAACCTATTTTGCTCCAGGCACGGGAGTATGCCAACGCAGGGGATCTCAGAGGGGCCGTCAATTTAGCCCGACAAATTCGATCTGGTCGATCGCTGTACGGTGAAGCTCAGGCAGATATTCGACGGTGGCAGGCGCGGCTGGACGAAGAGGCCGCCAACGCTCAGGCGATCGCCGCCATGCAGGAAGCCCGTCAGTTAGCGAATTCAGGCTCTCCCACTGCCTTAGCCAGTGCCATTCAAGCGGCTGAGCGGCTGACTGCCTCCAATGTTTTACAGGGGGAAGCGACCCTTGCTCTGAATGAGTGGAGTCAGCAACTGCTGCAAGTGGCAAAGTCTCAGGCTAACTATGATTTACCCGGAGCGATTGCGATCGCCCAAAAAATCCCATCCCGTGCGGCTGCTCACTCAGAGGCTCAACAGCTCATTGAAACATGGAAACGAACCCTGGGACTCTAG
- a CDS encoding 3D domain-containing protein, with product METNPGTLASLLPVLAALGIPIATLVPALNPPPATAYPSFHFNHRPPFSSLLTPPLTLPKHQGQTLLAPRSSLLSPHSSPLPAGTPKAHTPSPSRLSPLFTQSSSLKKVRWRGNWLQIEASPNRTTPLTLWATFYYVHRAQSISNGHPLLDPAGTPLGPSLSYRDWCYAALQGTVMVSGSAGHVTTYNFAGRGPDPQVDCSPFFTSLSQEVIAKVNRVRFKAAIAPYGYGTNGFNLVPYRTVAVDPNQIPLGSVLYIPQARGRAITLPWGQRVVHDGYFFAADVGSAIKGSHIDVFIGIDNRTPFPFITSRSSGTFQAFLVQDAEISQALRALHSSMN from the coding sequence ATGGAAACGAACCCTGGGACTCTAGCCTCACTTCTACCCGTCCTGGCGGCCTTGGGGATACCCATCGCCACCCTGGTACCTGCGCTCAATCCCCCCCCTGCAACCGCCTACCCCAGTTTTCACTTCAATCACCGCCCTCCCTTCTCCTCGCTCCTCACTCCTCCCCTCACCCTACCGAAACACCAGGGACAAACCCTCCTCGCTCCTCGCTCCTCACTCCTCTCCCCTCACTCCTCTCCCCTCCCTGCGGGAACGCCAAAGGCGCACACGCCTTCCCCCTCTCGCCTCTCGCCTCTCTTCACTCAATCATCCTCACTCAAAAAAGTCCGCTGGCGTGGAAACTGGCTTCAAATTGAGGCATCCCCCAACCGGACAACGCCCCTCACCCTGTGGGCGACGTTTTACTACGTCCATCGGGCGCAGAGCATTTCCAATGGGCACCCCCTGCTGGACCCGGCAGGCACCCCCCTCGGTCCCAGTCTCTCCTACCGGGACTGGTGCTATGCCGCCTTGCAGGGCACAGTCATGGTGAGTGGTTCAGCCGGGCACGTCACTACCTATAATTTTGCAGGGCGTGGTCCTGATCCCCAGGTAGATTGTTCACCCTTCTTTACCAGCCTGTCCCAGGAGGTGATTGCTAAAGTCAACCGGGTGCGGTTTAAGGCGGCGATCGCGCCCTACGGGTATGGAACCAATGGCTTCAACCTGGTTCCTTATCGCACAGTTGCCGTTGACCCCAACCAGATACCCCTCGGCTCCGTGCTCTATATTCCCCAGGCACGGGGAAGGGCAATTACCCTCCCCTGGGGGCAGCGGGTGGTTCATGATGGTTACTTCTTTGCTGCCGATGTGGGCAGTGCCATCAAAGGGAGTCACATTGATGTGTTTATTGGGATTGACAATCGCACTCCCTTTCCTTTCATTACCAGCCGCTCCAGTGGAACATTCCAGGCATTTCTGGTCCAGGATGCTGAAATTAGTCAGGCGCTCCGGGCATTACATAGCAGTATGAATTGA
- a CDS encoding Uma2 family endonuclease, whose product MVRFDVNQPVSEATPDEIQMPPGQLYSDEPPLETDFHRNQIDLLIRLLKFWWRDRSDFYISGNLTVYYNQQQLKQRDFRGPDIFVVLDTEKKDRRSWVVWEEGGQYPNVVIELLSASTAQVDRVAKKQLYQNIWRVPDYFWFHPETLEFAGFHLVNGKYAAIDPTPQGWLWSDQLELYLGIHERQLRWFTAEGQLVPLPEEFEQQRAEQERQRAEQERQRAERLEAYLRSQGIDPTQLPDQ is encoded by the coding sequence ATGGTTCGCTTTGATGTCAACCAACCTGTGAGTGAAGCAACCCCTGACGAAATTCAGATGCCGCCCGGACAGTTGTATAGTGATGAACCGCCGTTGGAGACTGATTTTCATCGTAACCAGATCGATTTACTCATTCGCCTGCTGAAATTTTGGTGGCGCGATCGCTCAGATTTTTACATCTCAGGCAACCTGACGGTCTACTACAATCAGCAGCAACTCAAACAGCGAGACTTCCGCGGTCCTGATATATTTGTGGTCCTGGATACCGAAAAGAAGGATCGCCGTAGTTGGGTAGTTTGGGAAGAAGGCGGACAGTATCCCAATGTGGTGATTGAACTTCTCTCTGCCTCAACCGCCCAGGTAGATCGGGTCGCAAAAAAGCAGTTGTATCAAAATATCTGGCGTGTGCCTGACTACTTCTGGTTCCATCCAGAAACCCTGGAGTTTGCTGGATTTCATCTGGTCAATGGGAAGTATGCTGCCATTGACCCTACGCCTCAAGGGTGGCTGTGGAGTGACCAACTGGAACTGTACCTGGGCATCCACGAACGGCAATTACGCTGGTTTACAGCGGAAGGGCAACTGGTGCCGCTGCCAGAAGAATTCGAACAGCAACGAGCAGAACAGGAACGACAACGAGCAGAACAGGAACGACAACGAGCAGAACGACTGGAAGCCTATTTGCGATCGCAGGGTATTGACCCCACACAATTGCCAGATCAATGA
- the fabG gene encoding 3-oxoacyl-[acyl-carrier-protein] reductase: MEALPEGLQQLREKVAIVTGASRGIGRATALALAAEGARLVINYASSQTSAEKVVAEIQAMGGEAIALPADVSKADQVDALVNATLEKWGRVDVLVNNAGITRDTLLLRMKPEDWQAVIDLNLTGVFLCTRAVSKIMLKQRSGRIINITSVAGQMGNPGQANYSAAKAGVIGFTRTVAKELASRNITVNAVAPGFIATDMTYSLNAEEILKFIPLSRYGQPEEVAGMIRFLAADPAAAYITGQTFNVDGGMVMA, from the coding sequence ATGGAAGCACTGCCAGAAGGTCTTCAACAGTTGCGGGAGAAGGTGGCAATTGTCACAGGCGCTTCTCGCGGAATCGGGCGTGCAACAGCCCTGGCCCTGGCGGCAGAGGGAGCCAGGTTGGTGATCAACTATGCCAGCTCTCAAACATCTGCGGAGAAGGTTGTAGCAGAAATCCAGGCGATGGGGGGAGAAGCGATCGCCCTGCCTGCGGATGTTTCCAAAGCAGACCAGGTTGATGCACTGGTCAATGCCACGCTGGAGAAGTGGGGGCGCGTAGATGTCCTGGTCAATAATGCCGGTATTACCCGCGACACATTGTTGCTGCGCATGAAGCCGGAAGACTGGCAGGCTGTGATTGACCTGAATCTGACCGGTGTTTTCCTCTGCACCCGCGCCGTCAGCAAGATTATGCTGAAGCAACGCTCTGGACGAATTATCAACATTACGTCGGTGGCTGGACAGATGGGCAATCCTGGGCAGGCAAACTACAGCGCTGCCAAAGCAGGAGTCATTGGGTTTACCAGGACCGTTGCAAAAGAACTGGCAAGCCGCAATATTACGGTGAATGCGGTGGCTCCCGGTTTTATTGCAACGGATATGACTTACAGTCTCAATGCAGAGGAAATTTTGAAATTCATTCCACTCAGTCGCTATGGACAACCGGAAGAAGTTGCCGGGATGATCCGCTTTCTGGCGGCTGATCCGGCGGCTGCCTACATCACCGGGCAGACATTTAATGTAGATGGCGGCATGGTAATGGCTTGA
- a CDS encoding phycobiliprotein lyase, translating into MDIVEFFELSCGKWFSHRTSHLLSTNQSESGKSNLQIEALSNVDPGVTQLCAQYQIDSAQALCSARISWSGELNGKNQQSGSTLLVAIANPNNPKEGKLLHQIDGTDQPPTPGRYILGEDDALTLITETEDRFLEERLWFAGPNLRLRTSLLKQADGFSTASFCSEIRMGVTRPATPPSPPLG; encoded by the coding sequence ATGGATATTGTGGAGTTTTTTGAACTGAGTTGCGGTAAATGGTTTTCCCATCGCACCAGCCACCTGCTGTCAACCAATCAATCGGAGAGTGGTAAATCGAATCTCCAGATTGAGGCTCTGTCAAATGTTGACCCTGGAGTGACTCAACTCTGCGCCCAGTATCAGATTGACTCTGCTCAGGCACTGTGCAGTGCCCGGATTAGCTGGAGTGGCGAACTCAACGGCAAAAACCAACAATCAGGCTCTACGCTGCTGGTGGCGATCGCCAACCCCAACAATCCGAAAGAAGGTAAACTCTTACACCAGATTGACGGAACCGACCAACCCCCAACCCCTGGGCGCTATATTCTGGGTGAAGATGACGCCCTGACCCTGATCACTGAAACGGAGGATCGTTTCCTGGAAGAACGCCTGTGGTTTGCTGGACCCAATCTGCGCCTGCGCACCAGTCTCCTGAAGCAAGCGGATGGGTTCAGTACGGCTTCGTTTTGCTCAGAAATTCGAATGGGTGTCACCAGGCCAGCTACTCCGCCGTCTCCTCCGCTGGGTTAG
- the glpD gene encoding glycerol-3-phosphate dehydrogenase has product MERDRPPIDKTYDLIVIGGGINGAGVARDAALRGLSTILIEKGDFCSGTTSWSTRLIHGGLRYLEYFEFALVKESLQEREILLHMAPHLVKPLLLTIPIYRDRSRPFWKIQAGMALYDILSSGKTLPSHRMLSRSQFQQLFPSIDSEHLVGGAQYYDAQVACVERLVLENILAAKAAGAIVLNYVEVTQLHSEHNRITSLSCRDHLTGEAFILRGNDNTVIVNTAGPWVDQVLSRCGHLGSQAKVAARPKIGGTKGSHIIVDLCPGMPQESALYVEARSDGRPFFIVPWWGRLLIGTTDIPYSGDLERVKADNTEIDYLLHETNQIIPVARLCRQDVKFTYAGVRPLPYSEGQKPGSITRRHLLYDHQTEGIGNLFSLIGGKITTYRQVGQEIVEAVYRKQGRIAPACLTAQQPLPGAILPQDERVQQAMADYQPQLSTRTIAHLFSLYGARATEVLAITEAEPALAEAIQPPLPDIKAQIVYAVQSEFAHTLLDITCRRTLLAMQGDYGLTALATIGHTLEKYCGWSQAACDRQIGQYQHYMATHCIPDYALPHPLG; this is encoded by the coding sequence ATGGAACGCGATCGCCCTCCCATCGACAAAACCTATGACCTGATTGTGATTGGCGGTGGCATCAATGGGGCAGGTGTAGCCAGGGATGCCGCCCTCCGGGGGTTGAGCACAATTTTGATTGAGAAGGGAGATTTTTGTAGTGGCACCACCAGTTGGTCAACCCGCCTGATTCACGGTGGACTGAGGTATCTGGAATATTTTGAATTTGCCCTGGTGAAGGAGTCGTTGCAAGAACGGGAAATTCTTTTGCACATGGCTCCCCATCTGGTCAAGCCATTACTGTTAACGATTCCTATTTATCGCGATCGCTCCCGTCCTTTCTGGAAAATTCAGGCCGGGATGGCGCTCTACGACATTTTGAGTTCCGGTAAAACACTGCCCTCTCACCGGATGCTGTCACGCAGTCAGTTTCAACAACTGTTTCCCTCCATTGATTCCGAACATCTGGTGGGTGGCGCCCAGTACTATGACGCCCAGGTTGCCTGTGTCGAACGACTGGTGCTGGAAAATATTCTGGCAGCGAAAGCCGCCGGGGCGATCGTCCTGAACTATGTTGAGGTGACCCAACTGCATAGTGAGCATAACCGCATTACGTCCCTTTCCTGCCGTGACCATCTCACGGGTGAAGCTTTTATCCTGCGGGGCAACGATAACACAGTCATTGTCAATACAGCCGGTCCCTGGGTGGATCAGGTGTTGAGTCGGTGCGGGCACCTGGGGTCACAGGCTAAGGTTGCCGCCAGGCCAAAGATTGGTGGCACAAAAGGAAGTCACATTATTGTAGATTTATGCCCCGGTATGCCCCAGGAATCCGCCCTTTATGTTGAAGCCAGGTCCGATGGACGCCCGTTTTTCATAGTGCCCTGGTGGGGACGGCTGCTGATTGGTACCACAGATATTCCCTACAGTGGTGATTTGGAGCGGGTTAAAGCTGATAACACCGAAATCGATTATTTGTTGCATGAAACAAATCAGATTATCCCGGTCGCCCGGCTATGCCGTCAGGATGTTAAGTTCACCTACGCTGGAGTCCGTCCCCTGCCCTACAGTGAGGGGCAAAAACCAGGTAGCATCACCCGCAGACATCTGCTCTATGACCATCAAACTGAAGGGATTGGTAATCTATTTTCGTTGATTGGCGGTAAAATTACCACCTATCGCCAGGTGGGGCAGGAAATTGTCGAGGCGGTCTATCGCAAACAGGGGCGTATAGCCCCCGCCTGCCTGACAGCCCAACAACCGCTGCCGGGAGCAATTCTGCCCCAGGATGAGCGTGTGCAGCAGGCAATGGCTGATTATCAACCGCAACTTTCTACCAGGACGATCGCCCATCTATTTTCCCTCTATGGTGCCAGGGCAACGGAAGTGCTGGCAATTACAGAAGCCGAACCCGCCCTGGCAGAAGCCATCCAGCCCCCACTACCGGATATCAAAGCGCAAATTGTTTATGCGGTGCAATCAGAGTTTGCTCACACGTTGCTGGACATTACCTGCCGCCGCACTCTTCTGGCAATGCAGGGCGATTACGGACTGACGGCACTTGCGACGATTGGACACACCTTAGAGAAGTACTGTGGCTGGAGTCAGGCAGCGTGCGATCGCCAGATTGGACAATACCAGCACTACATGGCGACCCATTGCATTCCTGATTACGCGCTGCCACACCCATTGGGTTGA
- a CDS encoding MGDG synthase family glycosyltransferase has translation MTRILILYASLGSGHISAAKALREAFTRYPGVEVQIEDAFDHASPLLRETITTIYERLSERVPHLYRVIYEGSDVEDLEESMNDNLLFAKIERPFLKDLERLIKDSQSDAIICVQQIPSRLLQLMNREGELPQPHYVVVTDVMAHSTWLTPGVKGYFLPSDLTAEVLVQRGVEPSLVHVTGIPVKLEIAEPKSQEEMRQRHNLPPDLPVVTLFGGGLQAKRVRLMISRLLDSPNPGMLIVVAGRNESLLEKLEDLSDGAQMKLRKLGMIDYVDDLVVASDLVITKAGGLITSEILARGTPMVIIDPFPGQEEWNADVVSAMGAGVQLRLPGMVPPTVLHLLNQPDQLAFMRQKAPKIGQPLAALKIANIILEQLQSSKSLSEKF, from the coding sequence ATGACACGAATCCTAATTTTGTATGCTTCGCTGGGATCAGGTCATATTAGTGCCGCTAAAGCCCTTCGAGAAGCATTTACCCGTTACCCAGGTGTAGAAGTTCAAATTGAAGATGCTTTCGATCATGCCAGTCCACTGTTACGGGAAACGATTACCACTATCTATGAACGTCTGAGTGAACGGGTTCCCCATCTTTACCGGGTGATTTATGAAGGTAGCGATGTCGAGGACCTGGAAGAGTCCATGAATGACAATTTGCTGTTCGCTAAAATTGAACGCCCCTTCCTCAAAGATCTGGAACGGTTGATTAAGGACAGTCAATCGGATGCCATCATCTGTGTGCAACAAATTCCCAGCCGGTTGCTGCAACTGATGAATCGGGAAGGAGAGTTGCCTCAGCCTCACTATGTCGTTGTAACCGATGTGATGGCACACAGTACCTGGTTGACTCCAGGTGTGAAAGGATACTTTCTGCCCAGTGACTTAACGGCTGAAGTCCTAGTTCAGCGAGGAGTCGAGCCTTCCCTGGTACATGTTACCGGGATTCCAGTCAAACTGGAAATTGCCGAACCCAAGTCCCAGGAAGAAATGCGACAGCGGCACAATCTCCCTCCCGATCTGCCAGTAGTCACTCTGTTTGGTGGGGGCTTACAGGCTAAACGAGTCCGTTTGATGATATCTAGGCTGCTAGACAGCCCGAATCCCGGAATGCTGATTGTTGTGGCAGGACGGAATGAATCCCTGCTGGAGAAACTCGAAGATTTAAGTGATGGGGCGCAAATGAAGTTGCGCAAATTGGGAATGATTGACTATGTAGATGACCTGGTGGTGGCAAGTGATCTGGTCATTACTAAAGCCGGTGGCCTAATTACCAGTGAGATTCTGGCAAGAGGCACGCCAATGGTCATTATTGATCCCTTTCCCGGACAGGAAGAATGGAATGCCGATGTGGTTTCAGCCATGGGGGCAGGGGTTCAGCTCCGTTTACCGGGGATGGTGCCCCCCACGGTACTCCACTTGTTGAATCAGCCCGATCAGTTGGCGTTTATGCGTCAGAAAGCGCCCAAAATTGGACAACCCCTTGCCGCATTGAAAATTGCCAATATTATCCTTGAACAGTTGCAATCCTCGAAAAGCCTATCCGAAAAATTCTGA